A genomic stretch from Natronomonas gomsonensis includes:
- the katG gene encoding catalase/peroxidase HPI: MNDDTPASEMGTGRKSTKDWWPNQLNLNILDQNARSVGPMDEDFDYAEAFESLDFEAVKQDLEEVMTTSQDWWPADYGHYGPLFIRMAWHSAGTYRTTDGRGGASGGTQRFAPVNSWPDNANLDKARRLLWPVKQKYGRKLSWADLIVLAGNVAMESMGFETYGFAGGREDAWAPDKGVDWGPEEEMMADKRHDEEGNLEGDLAADHMGLIYVNPEGPGGEPDPEESAKYIRQSFDRMAMNDEETVALIAGGHTFGKVHGADSDDHLGPEPEAAPIENQGLGWENDYGEGKGPDTITSGIEGPWTQSPTDWDMDFLNNLLDYEWEPEKGPGGAWQWTPVDEELHESAQDAHDPSEKVTPMMLTTDVALKRDPDYREIVERFQENPMEFGMTFAKAWYKLIHRDMGPPERFLGPEVPDEEMIWQDPVPDADYGLIGDEEIDALKEEILESDLSVSQLVKTAWAAAATYRDSDKRGGANGARIRLEPQRSWEVNEPEALETVLGTLEGIQEEFNSSRSDGTRVSLADLIVLGGNAAVEQAAAEAGYDVEVPFEPGRTDASQEQTDVESFQALRPKADGFRNYIDEEEADRKPEELLVDRADLLTLTAPEMTVLVGGMRTLDANYQDTDLGVFTDQPETLTNDFFENVLDMSYEWEQVSENVYELRDRDTGEVEWKGSRVDLVFGSNSRLRAIAEAYAADDGEEQFVQDFVDTWSKVMKLDRFDLE, encoded by the coding sequence ATGAACGACGACACCCCTGCCTCCGAGATGGGTACAGGCCGAAAGTCTACCAAGGACTGGTGGCCGAACCAGTTGAACCTGAATATTCTCGACCAAAACGCACGAAGCGTCGGCCCGATGGACGAGGACTTCGACTACGCCGAAGCGTTCGAGTCACTCGATTTCGAAGCCGTCAAACAAGACCTCGAGGAGGTGATGACGACCTCCCAAGACTGGTGGCCCGCTGATTACGGTCACTACGGTCCGCTGTTCATTCGAATGGCGTGGCACAGCGCCGGTACCTACCGCACCACGGACGGCCGCGGCGGGGCCTCCGGCGGCACACAGCGCTTTGCACCCGTCAACAGCTGGCCCGACAACGCAAACCTCGACAAGGCGCGCCGACTCCTCTGGCCCGTCAAACAGAAGTACGGCCGCAAACTCTCGTGGGCCGACTTGATCGTCCTCGCTGGCAACGTCGCCATGGAGTCGATGGGCTTCGAGACCTACGGCTTCGCTGGCGGCCGAGAAGACGCCTGGGCGCCCGACAAGGGCGTCGACTGGGGGCCCGAAGAGGAGATGATGGCGGACAAGCGCCACGACGAAGAGGGCAACCTCGAGGGTGACCTCGCCGCCGACCACATGGGCCTCATCTACGTCAACCCCGAGGGGCCGGGCGGTGAACCCGACCCCGAAGAGTCCGCGAAGTACATCCGTCAGTCCTTCGACCGCATGGCGATGAACGACGAAGAGACCGTCGCGCTCATCGCCGGTGGCCACACGTTCGGTAAGGTCCACGGCGCCGACTCCGACGACCACCTCGGTCCGGAGCCCGAAGCGGCCCCCATCGAGAATCAGGGGCTCGGCTGGGAGAACGACTACGGCGAGGGCAAAGGTCCCGACACGATTACGAGCGGCATCGAGGGCCCATGGACGCAGTCGCCCACCGACTGGGACATGGACTTCCTCAACAACCTGCTCGACTACGAATGGGAACCCGAGAAGGGCCCCGGCGGTGCGTGGCAGTGGACGCCGGTCGACGAGGAACTCCACGAGTCTGCACAGGACGCCCACGACCCCTCCGAGAAGGTCACTCCCATGATGCTGACCACGGACGTCGCCCTCAAGCGAGACCCGGACTACCGGGAAATCGTCGAACGCTTCCAAGAGAACCCCATGGAGTTCGGGATGACCTTCGCGAAGGCCTGGTACAAGCTCATCCACCGCGACATGGGCCCGCCGGAGCGGTTCCTCGGGCCGGAGGTCCCCGACGAGGAGATGATTTGGCAGGACCCCGTCCCCGACGCAGATTACGGCCTGATCGGCGACGAGGAAATCGACGCGCTTAAAGAGGAAATTCTCGAGTCGGACCTGTCGGTCTCCCAGTTGGTCAAGACCGCCTGGGCGGCGGCGGCGACGTACCGCGACAGCGACAAGCGCGGTGGCGCCAATGGCGCGCGTATCCGGCTTGAACCCCAGCGGAGCTGGGAGGTGAACGAGCCCGAAGCGCTGGAGACGGTGCTGGGGACCCTCGAAGGGATTCAAGAGGAGTTCAACAGTTCCCGGTCCGACGGGACGAGAGTCTCGCTGGCCGACCTCATCGTTTTGGGCGGCAACGCGGCCGTTGAGCAGGCGGCCGCGGAGGCCGGATACGACGTGGAGGTCCCGTTCGAGCCCGGACGCACGGACGCCTCACAGGAGCAGACCGATGTCGAATCCTTCCAGGCGCTCCGACCCAAGGCAGACGGGTTCCGGAACTACATCGACGAGGAGGAAGCCGACCGCAAGCCAGAAGAGCTACTGGTCGACAGGGCGGACCTCCTGACACTGACGGCACCCGAGATGACGGTTCTGGTCGGCGGCATGCGCACGCTGGACGCGAACTATCAGGACACGGACCTCGGCGTCTTCACCGACCAGCCGGAGACGCTGACCAACGACTTCTTCGAGAACGTGCTCGACATGAGCTACGAGTGGGAGCAGGTCTCGGAGAACGTCTACGAGCTACGCGACCGTGACACGGGCGAAGTCGAGTGGAAGGGCTCCCGCGTGGACCTCGTCTTCGGTTCGAACTCGCGGCTTCGGGCCATCGCAGAGGCCTACGCGGCCGACGACGGCGAAGAGCAGTTCGTCCAGGACTTCGTCGACACCTGGAGCAAAGTGATGAAACTCGACCGCTTCGACCTCGAGTGA
- a CDS encoding FlaD/FlaE family flagellar protein: protein MSPQKPYLETIDPEPGRVKAVIEWMEYLGTTFGTSGALNALEYYERLGWITPQAREGLLDYLRGLGMDELHNKKYDEPGTLEGPLASLSGTPFGAHARSLEYVAAIAGDDLEAELLLASMAEQRAKPDGKSGWQPSSAHTDAVADGGNTERRVPFDDSMFDGEK, encoded by the coding sequence ATGAGCCCACAGAAGCCGTACCTCGAAACTATCGACCCCGAACCCGGCCGGGTGAAAGCGGTCATCGAGTGGATGGAGTACCTTGGAACCACCTTCGGTACCTCGGGCGCACTCAACGCCTTGGAGTACTACGAACGACTCGGATGGATAACGCCCCAAGCCCGCGAAGGACTGCTCGATTACCTGCGTGGTCTCGGCATGGACGAACTCCACAACAAGAAGTACGACGAGCCCGGCACGCTCGAAGGGCCGCTGGCGTCACTGTCCGGGACGCCGTTCGGCGCCCACGCCCGGTCGCTGGAGTACGTCGCCGCCATCGCGGGCGACGACCTCGAAGCCGAACTTCTGTTGGCATCGATGGCCGAACAGCGCGCGAAACCCGACGGCAAGTCGGGGTGGCAACCCAGCTCGGCACACACCGATGCGGTTGCCGACGGCGGTAACACCGAACGGCGCGTCCCGTTCGACGATTCGATGTTCGACGGCGAAAAATAG
- the flaJ gene encoding archaellar assembly protein FlaJ, translated as MATADDEDSFEVDFRDIVLSVADSYRYMEMPLEQYALFVLLPATVLAIGLPIGAVIAGAPLAISLPLSLLGALSFLGAVAYPKVVQDRKRKQIRERFHLFLTHITVLSMTNIDRVEVFRRLSHVEEYGALAEEMGRVVALVDTWNQSLDDACRRRSKQVPSELLEDFFERLAYTVGAGQNMSEFLVDEQDSIIQQFVIRYESDLQKLDVLKELYLSMMLSTTFVLVFATVLPLLIAVPPTLLVGGVIVMFVFVQGGFLFIIHTVAPQDPVWFHANEGRSPIRRTWPYLGVGLLLTGVALAVALLSSLGYGPLAGDTVPLAIWMGVCVTPLAIPGLAMRREEQRVKDRDQGFPSFIRALGSVESVKQSSTASVLRTLRTKDFGALTPNVDALYKRLNTRIDTARSWRLFAIESGSYLIQKFGDMYVVGRRMGGDPKQLGQVISKNFHEVLRVREQREQATTTFIGVVYGITAAAIFSSFIGLEIAGQMLTIAEGLTESDSQIATMLFNPDLYDIDLIEFLLLFVILLNALLSSLMIRLMDRGHPISGFLHFVLLTWVGALVSVLTEYVVGGLIA; from the coding sequence GTGGCGACTGCTGACGACGAAGACTCCTTCGAGGTCGATTTTCGGGACATCGTCCTCTCGGTGGCGGACTCCTATCGGTACATGGAAATGCCCCTAGAGCAGTACGCGCTGTTCGTGTTGCTCCCCGCTACCGTGTTGGCCATCGGCCTCCCAATCGGAGCGGTGATCGCCGGTGCGCCGCTTGCCATTTCGTTGCCGCTGTCGCTGCTCGGTGCGTTGTCGTTTCTCGGCGCCGTCGCCTACCCGAAGGTGGTTCAGGACCGCAAACGCAAACAGATTCGCGAGCGGTTCCACCTGTTTCTGACACACATCACGGTGCTTTCGATGACGAACATCGACCGCGTGGAGGTGTTCCGCCGACTCTCACACGTCGAGGAGTACGGCGCCCTCGCCGAGGAGATGGGCCGCGTCGTCGCGTTGGTCGACACGTGGAATCAGAGCCTCGACGACGCCTGCCGGCGGCGTTCGAAGCAGGTCCCCTCGGAGTTACTGGAGGACTTCTTCGAACGGTTGGCCTACACCGTCGGCGCTGGACAGAACATGAGCGAGTTCCTCGTCGACGAACAGGACAGCATCATCCAGCAGTTCGTCATTCGGTACGAATCGGACCTCCAGAAACTCGACGTACTGAAGGAGTTGTACCTCTCGATGATGCTATCGACGACGTTCGTCCTCGTCTTCGCGACGGTGCTGCCGTTGCTCATCGCCGTGCCGCCGACGCTTCTGGTCGGCGGCGTCATCGTCATGTTCGTCTTCGTCCAAGGTGGGTTCCTCTTCATCATCCACACCGTGGCCCCACAGGACCCCGTCTGGTTTCACGCCAACGAGGGGCGGTCGCCGATACGTCGAACGTGGCCGTATCTCGGCGTCGGCCTCCTGTTAACTGGCGTTGCACTCGCCGTGGCGTTGCTCTCCTCGTTGGGATACGGGCCGCTTGCGGGCGATACCGTACCGCTGGCGATTTGGATGGGCGTCTGTGTTACCCCGCTTGCCATCCCGGGGCTGGCGATGCGTCGGGAAGAACAGCGCGTAAAGGACCGCGACCAGGGGTTTCCGTCCTTCATCCGTGCGCTCGGGAGCGTCGAGAGCGTCAAACAGTCCTCGACGGCGTCGGTGCTTCGGACGCTCCGTACCAAGGATTTCGGCGCGCTCACACCGAACGTCGACGCCCTCTACAAGCGGCTGAACACTCGCATCGACACCGCCCGGTCGTGGCGACTGTTCGCCATCGAATCGGGGTCGTATCTCATCCAGAAGTTCGGCGACATGTACGTCGTCGGCCGGCGGATGGGTGGCGACCCGAAACAGCTCGGGCAGGTCATCTCGAAGAACTTCCACGAAGTGTTGCGGGTCCGCGAACAGCGAGAGCAGGCGACGACGACGTTCATCGGCGTCGTCTACGGCATCACGGCAGCCGCCATCTTCTCGTCGTTCATCGGGTTGGAAATTGCCGGGCAGATGCTCACCATCGCGGAGGGACTGACCGAAAGCGACAGCCAAATCGCGACGATGCTGTTCAACCCCGACCTCTACGACATCGACCTCATCGAGTTCCTGCTGCTGTTCGTCATCCTCCTGAACGCCTTGCTGTCGTCGCTGATGATCCGGCTGATGGACCGCGGCCACCCCATCTCCGGGTTCCTCCACTTCGTGTTGCTGACGTGGGTCGGCGCGCTCGTCAGCGTCCTCACTGAGTACGTTGTCGGTGGCCTCATCGCGTAG
- a CDS encoding type II/IV secretion system ATPase subunit, with translation MSDHGTLRMGDELRAYVKEYPHLADHLETFNDRTGEYPLLVEEPDDEHDTQRPNIIYATEPPVFAHVYGDTGVETMYYCIEPALDGEADEQRYERLRSRVLDLSVTRQAPSTDAEFTEFLDSLIEETLVVNGDATALTGLREQFVGDRMTVGKETYDRLRYRLQRDIAGLGPLDPVMTDPENEDIHVIGPSNCYVDHGTFGMLETTVDFGTPREFESWIRNMGERMNHPVSDSQPIIDSTLPNGSRINIIYSDDVSIKGPSLTIRQGEDVPLSILQITKWGTLSPELAAYLWLCMENEQTVFVVGETASGKTTTLNSMFSFIPRDHKIYTAEDTAEVKPPHENWQQLLTREGQGDGSADVDMFDLVAAALRSRPDYICVGEVRGAEAQMAFQAAQTGHPVLITFHASDIVSMIQRFTSNPINVPETFMDNCDVALFQNRVKQGDDILRRVTSVQEIEGYSDHEGGVVTREAFGWDPRDDEVVFKGQNNSYVLEEQIATLLGYRDTRKIYDELERRAEVLRRLIDADILGYHEVNDAIETFQRDGVEALPIDIAGLSEEARP, from the coding sequence ATGAGCGACCACGGAACACTCCGGATGGGCGACGAACTGCGAGCGTACGTCAAGGAGTACCCACACCTCGCCGACCACCTGGAGACGTTCAACGACCGTACCGGCGAGTATCCGCTTCTCGTCGAGGAACCGGACGACGAACACGACACCCAGCGCCCGAACATCATCTACGCCACCGAACCGCCAGTCTTCGCCCACGTTTACGGCGACACCGGCGTCGAGACGATGTACTACTGCATCGAACCGGCGCTGGACGGGGAGGCCGACGAACAGCGCTACGAGCGGCTTCGAAGCCGGGTGTTGGACCTCTCGGTGACCCGACAGGCACCGTCGACGGATGCCGAGTTCACCGAATTCCTCGATTCGCTCATCGAGGAGACGCTGGTCGTCAACGGCGATGCGACGGCGCTGACGGGTCTCCGCGAGCAGTTCGTCGGCGACCGCATGACCGTCGGCAAAGAGACGTACGACCGACTCCGCTATCGCCTCCAGCGAGACATCGCGGGACTCGGCCCACTGGACCCCGTGATGACCGACCCCGAAAACGAGGACATCCACGTCATCGGTCCCTCGAACTGCTACGTCGACCACGGCACCTTCGGTATGCTGGAAACCACTGTCGACTTCGGCACCCCACGGGAGTTCGAGTCCTGGATTCGCAACATGGGCGAACGGATGAACCACCCAGTCTCCGACTCCCAGCCAATCATCGACTCGACGCTCCCGAACGGCTCGCGTATCAACATCATCTACTCCGACGACGTCTCCATCAAGGGGCCCTCTCTGACCATCCGACAGGGCGAGGACGTGCCGCTGTCCATCCTCCAGATTACGAAGTGGGGGACGCTCTCACCGGAACTGGCGGCGTATCTGTGGCTCTGTATGGAGAACGAACAGACTGTCTTCGTCGTCGGCGAGACGGCTTCCGGGAAGACGACGACGCTGAACTCGATGTTCTCGTTTATCCCACGGGACCACAAAATCTACACGGCAGAGGACACCGCCGAAGTGAAACCACCGCACGAGAACTGGCAGCAACTGCTGACCCGGGAAGGACAGGGCGACGGCTCCGCGGACGTGGACATGTTCGATTTGGTGGCGGCGGCGCTGCGCTCCCGCCCCGATTACATCTGTGTCGGGGAGGTTCGAGGCGCAGAGGCACAGATGGCGTTTCAGGCCGCCCAGACCGGCCACCCCGTCCTCATCACCTTCCACGCCTCCGACATCGTCTCGATGATTCAGCGCTTTACGTCCAACCCTATCAACGTCCCCGAGACGTTCATGGACAACTGCGACGTGGCGCTGTTCCAGAACCGCGTCAAACAGGGCGACGACATCCTCCGACGGGTCACCTCGGTGCAGGAAATCGAGGGCTACTCCGACCACGAGGGCGGCGTCGTCACCCGTGAGGCGTTCGGTTGGGACCCCCGCGACGACGAAGTCGTATTCAAGGGACAGAACAACTCCTACGTCCTCGAAGAGCAAATCGCGACGCTGCTCGGCTACCGCGATACGAGAAAGATTTACGACGAACTGGAGCGCCGTGCAGAGGTCCTCCGGCGGCTCATCGACGCCGACATCCTCGGCTATCACGAGGTCAACGACGCCATCGAGACGTTCCAGCGCGACGGCGTCGAGGCACTACCCATCGACATCGCGGGCCTCTCAGAGGAGGCGAGACCCTAA
- a CDS encoding ATPase domain-containing protein, whose translation MSHYSIGLTDRDRVNHAIGGGLPSGSVCLLEGRDGAGKSVLTQRIAYGLVEEGTSTAVVSTELTASEYIGQMNSLSYDVVDHLLADRLLFFHANVDTHVEAGGRERGTRRLISRLFSPSPLWSGDVLVVDGFDAMLRNDPRFDAVTERGEEDHAMQRIVSALRQRTADDRTVVLTVNPATVTDRALQPLRDVSDVYLQLETSTVGQEIRQKAVVRRFAGMKNPVDDTIGFAVQQGRGVVIESRTIA comes from the coding sequence ATGAGTCACTACTCCATCGGACTGACCGACCGCGACCGGGTGAACCACGCCATCGGCGGCGGACTTCCATCGGGGTCGGTGTGTCTCCTCGAAGGGCGCGACGGCGCCGGCAAAAGCGTCCTCACCCAACGAATCGCCTACGGACTCGTCGAAGAGGGTACCTCGACCGCCGTCGTCTCGACGGAACTCACGGCGAGTGAGTATATCGGACAGATGAACTCGCTGTCCTACGACGTGGTCGACCACCTGCTTGCCGACCGGTTGTTGTTTTTCCACGCGAACGTCGACACCCACGTCGAGGCCGGCGGCCGCGAACGTGGCACGCGCAGACTCATCTCGCGGCTGTTCTCGCCGAGTCCGCTCTGGTCCGGCGACGTTCTCGTCGTCGACGGCTTCGATGCGATGTTGCGGAACGACCCGCGCTTCGACGCCGTCACCGAACGCGGCGAAGAGGACCACGCGATGCAGCGCATCGTCAGCGCGCTCCGACAGCGGACCGCCGACGACCGGACGGTCGTGTTGACGGTCAACCCGGCAACAGTCACGGACCGCGCCCTCCAGCCTCTCCGGGACGTCTCTGACGTGTACCTCCAACTCGAAACATCGACAGTCGGACAGGAAATCAGACAGAAAGCCGTCGTTCGACGGTTCGCCGGCATGAAAAATCCCGTCGACGACACCATCGGCTTCGCGGTCCAGCAGGGCCGCGGCGTCGTCATCGAATCGAGGACCATCGCATGA
- a CDS encoding FlaD/FlaE family flagellar protein — MSDAEPEESTIDTDQPEPDAEPHDDERALRDLDVRVGDLESSLEQTESSLKAIRSQQSELSEDIEEVNDTVRQLLGVYDQLTAESNPFEDGSSGNGFGVVETPDGEDSDTDASTDDAHAEDPHQDADEEVVTFEDLTDGETDANIDPVDDEEFLWDEEQSAVDDHDAEEYTEERGSEERTAVPAEATAELSEIEGGYAADLLVFEWLSELVCASGPASTLKALDYYESVGWISPSVRRELEAVLSGPHLDAHVDPGEPSELSAGDHADSHGYVRRLGALAAMDI, encoded by the coding sequence ATGAGCGATGCCGAACCCGAGGAATCGACTATCGACACCGACCAACCCGAGCCGGACGCCGAGCCCCACGACGACGAGCGAGCGCTTCGTGACCTCGATGTCCGAGTCGGCGATTTGGAGTCGAGTCTCGAACAGACGGAGTCGTCGCTGAAGGCGATTCGGAGCCAGCAGTCTGAACTCTCCGAGGACATAGAGGAGGTCAACGACACCGTCCGGCAGTTGCTCGGAGTGTACGACCAGTTGACCGCCGAATCGAACCCCTTCGAGGATGGAAGTTCTGGAAACGGATTCGGAGTCGTCGAGACGCCCGACGGCGAGGACAGTGACACTGACGCTTCGACTGACGACGCCCACGCTGAGGACCCTCACCAAGACGCCGACGAGGAGGTCGTGACCTTCGAGGACCTGACTGACGGCGAAACCGACGCCAATATCGACCCCGTCGACGACGAGGAGTTCCTGTGGGACGAGGAGCAGTCGGCCGTCGACGACCACGACGCCGAAGAGTACACCGAAGAACGAGGCTCCGAGGAACGGACGGCAGTCCCAGCGGAGGCCACCGCGGAACTCTCCGAGATAGAGGGCGGGTATGCAGCGGACTTACTGGTCTTCGAGTGGCTCTCGGAACTCGTGTGTGCGTCCGGGCCCGCGAGCACGCTGAAAGCGCTTGATTACTACGAGTCCGTCGGCTGGATATCCCCGTCGGTCCGGCGTGAACTCGAAGCGGTTCTCAGTGGGCCACATCTCGATGCCCACGTCGACCCCGGAGAGCCCTCCGAACTCTCGGCGGGCGACCACGCCGACAGTCACGGCTACGTTCGACGACTCGGGGCGCTGGCGGCGATGGACATCTAA
- a CDS encoding archaellin/type IV pilin N-terminal domain-containing protein: MESSEAVGVVPRSARAGTAGNGSGHRRQQMIPKPTDDDRGQVGIGTLIIFIALVLVAAVAAGVLVQTSGLLQAQAENTGQDAQSEVGNQISVVSATGHVDTGNTHVEQVDLVVKKSAGSDPLDLSQATIEYTSASNSATLTHTSAGGAETFSTSGISGGSDTVMSNNGDRIQVTIDTSSVDTDGNGIPAGQEATLRIVDQSGASTIYGVNVPDSLGDSKKYVTV; encoded by the coding sequence ATGGAGTCTTCCGAGGCAGTAGGGGTTGTGCCCCGTTCGGCCCGTGCCGGAACGGCCGGCAACGGGTCGGGACACAGGAGACAACAAATGATACCAAAACCAACGGACGACGACCGCGGTCAGGTCGGTATCGGGACATTAATCATATTCATTGCGCTCGTTCTCGTGGCGGCAGTCGCGGCGGGCGTGCTCGTACAGACCTCCGGCCTGTTGCAGGCGCAAGCCGAAAACACCGGACAGGACGCACAGTCCGAAGTCGGAAATCAGATTTCAGTCGTGAGTGCAACGGGTCATGTCGATACCGGAAACACCCACGTTGAACAGGTTGACCTCGTTGTGAAGAAATCCGCGGGGTCGGACCCGCTTGACCTCAGCCAAGCCACCATCGAGTATACTAGTGCCAGTAACTCTGCGACGCTCACCCATACTTCTGCAGGAGGTGCCGAGACATTTAGCACGAGCGGGATATCGGGCGGTAGCGACACGGTTATGTCAAACAACGGTGACCGCATTCAGGTCACTATTGACACGTCATCCGTTGACACAGATGGTAACGGAATTCCGGCTGGGCAAGAGGCTACTCTCCGCATTGTCGACCAGTCGGGTGCGTCGACTATCTACGGCGTTAACGTCCCTGACTCGCTCGGCGACAGTAAAAAGTACGTCACGGTGTAA
- a CDS encoding archaellin/type IV pilin N-terminal domain-containing protein, protein MFEKFTSEDDRGQVGIGTLIIFIALVLVAAVAAGVLVQTSGLLQAQAENTGQDAQSEVGNQISVVSATGTVNDGAVDQVDLVVKKSAGSDPLDLSDATIEYTSDTATQTLTQGSAGSDAFGTSSVGSGSDTVMSDNGDRITVTIDTSNIEGDGTAGSGLAAGEEATLRIVDQSGATTIYGVNVPDSLGGRDYVTV, encoded by the coding sequence ATGTTCGAGAAATTCACCTCTGAGGACGACCGCGGTCAGGTCGGTATCGGGACATTAATCATATTCATTGCGCTCGTACTCGTGGCGGCAGTTGCGGCGGGCGTACTCGTACAGACCTCTGGGCTCCTGCAAGCGCAGGCCGAGAACACCGGACAGGACGCACAGTCCGAAGTTGGCAACCAGATTTCGGTCGTGAGTGCAACGGGAACGGTCAACGATGGGGCTGTCGATCAGGTTGACTTGGTCGTCAAGAAGTCGGCCGGTTCAGACCCACTTGACCTCAGTGATGCGACCATAGAATACACAAGTGACACTGCGACCCAGACCCTGACCCAAGGTAGTGCTGGGTCCGATGCTTTCGGGACAAGTAGCGTCGGGAGCGGGAGCGATACGGTTATGTCGGACAATGGTGACCGAATTACAGTTACCATCGACACAAGCAACATTGAGGGCGATGGCACGGCCGGAAGTGGCCTCGCAGCTGGTGAGGAAGCCACCCTCCGAATTGTCGACCAGTCCGGTGCGACGACCATCTACGGCGTCAACGTCCCCGACTCCCTCGGTGGCCGCGACTACGTTACGGTCTAA
- a CDS encoding DUF7500 family protein, whose amino-acid sequence MTRKRNNTDDPEREPDDGQAGDRLDETPEGVLSPAELGPPDEVTELAENRFVVAPDGDSSPNAAGEEAAIAATSENDDTDEAPLPSGAYAAAVTMRTPEGTRATQVSTNDVRELFDELLVWYVEGMAPTADPEEALSVLVRESSLSLE is encoded by the coding sequence ATGACACGAAAGCGAAACAACACCGACGACCCGGAGCGAGAACCGGACGACGGACAGGCGGGCGACCGACTCGACGAGACTCCGGAAGGCGTTCTCAGCCCCGCCGAGTTGGGGCCACCCGATGAGGTGACGGAGTTGGCGGAAAACCGGTTCGTGGTCGCTCCCGACGGCGACTCTTCGCCGAACGCGGCCGGTGAGGAAGCGGCGATAGCCGCCACCTCGGAGAACGACGATACGGACGAAGCGCCGCTACCGAGCGGCGCCTACGCCGCGGCAGTAACGATGCGAACGCCGGAGGGGACTCGGGCAACCCAGGTGTCGACGAACGACGTTCGGGAACTGTTCGACGAACTGTTGGTGTGGTACGTCGAGGGGATGGCCCCGACCGCCGACCCGGAGGAGGCGCTGTCGGTTCTGGTGAGGGAGTCGTCGCTGTCGCTCGAGTAA
- a CDS encoding PadR family transcriptional regulator → MSANGQQGVSVEQLYRELTDADPVADTSGSRSGEVVGAVTDQLFPGRSFSFDERLVKNSLDELLLVLVALRDGDTHGKGLMEDLSQVFDARLSPGTVYPRLHDLEADNLLEMHELVRTKEYRLEDDSDARSHIETAMRQHLALGFVFYSALDEL, encoded by the coding sequence ATGAGCGCGAACGGCCAGCAAGGCGTCTCCGTCGAGCAACTGTACCGTGAGTTGACGGATGCCGACCCGGTCGCCGATACCTCAGGAAGTCGGTCGGGGGAAGTCGTCGGTGCGGTGACCGACCAACTGTTTCCCGGCCGCTCGTTCAGTTTCGACGAGCGACTCGTCAAGAACTCACTCGACGAACTCCTCCTCGTGTTAGTGGCGCTGCGAGACGGTGACACCCACGGCAAAGGACTGATGGAAGACCTCTCGCAGGTCTTCGACGCACGACTGAGTCCGGGAACCGTCTACCCGCGGCTCCACGACCTCGAAGCGGACAACCTCCTCGAGATGCACGAACTGGTCCGAACCAAGGAGTACCGACTCGAGGACGACAGCGACGCACGCTCGCACATCGAAACCGCGATGCGACAGCACCTCGCGCTCGGGTTCGTGTTCTACTCGGCGCTCGACGAACTGTAA